The following coding sequences are from one Polyodon spathula isolate WHYD16114869_AA chromosome 45, ASM1765450v1, whole genome shotgun sequence window:
- the LOC121305961 gene encoding zinc finger protein 79-like, producing MEAAHISPELPIRWVVSADRTVEIKEEVTELGCDQANERILQEETPPSSVAERDEGGQDPTASPHCKNPSSGKPQSKKHRETTPREENVKHWRVQIPSVGVSFVLESTETADSACVNNSETQGSLKTLSCSTEDGKSSRRLGAPKTRKGNHTRGTPFLCTDCGKSFSQTWSLKTHQLIHTRRKPHQCDDCGKRFTLLGNLTKHKQIHTGEKPHHCNDCGRSFTQLVSLTRHQLIHTGDKPHHCSDCGKCFTLLGNLTKHQRIHTGEKPHRCSECGRSFIRIDSLKAHQRTHTGEKPHHCSDCGKCFSLLGNLRKHQLIHTGEKPHRCNECGRSFTLFGNLTKHQLNTHRTETTSL from the exons ATGGAAGCAGCTCACATCAGCCCAGAGCTTCCTATTCGATGGGTTGTTTCTGCAGACAGGACTGTTGAGATCAAGGAGGAAGTGACTGAGCTGGGGTGCGACCAGGCCAACGAGCGGATCCTGCAGGAGGAAACGCCACCTTCTAGCGTCGCTGAGAGAG ATGAAGGAGGGCAGGACCCCACTGCATCACCCCACTGCAAAAACCCTTCCAGTGGTAAACCGCAGAgcaagaaacacagagagacGACACCCCGAGAAGAGAATGTAAAACACTGGAGAGTCCAGATTCCTTCTGTAGGAGTGTCGTTTGTTCTGGAGAGTACAGAGACTGCAGATTCTGCGTGTGTGAACAATTCTGAAACCCAGGGCAGCTTGAAGACCTTGTCTTGTTCTACTGAAGATGGGAAGAGTTCCCGGCGATTAGGCGCTCCTAAAACTCGCAAGGGAAATCACACAAGAGGGACTCCATTTCTCTGTactgattgtgggaagagtttcagtcaaaCATGGAGCCTTAAAACACACCAACTAATTCACACAAGAAGGAAACCACACCAGTGTGATGATTGTGGGAAGCGCTTCACTCTGTTAGGGAAtcttacaaaacacaaacaaatacacacaggtgAGAAACCACACCACTGCAATGACTGTGGGAGAAGCTTCACTCAGTTAGTAAGTCTGACGAGACACCAACTAATTCACACCGGGGACAAACCACACCACTGCAGTGATTGTGGGAAGTGTTTCACTCTGTTAGGAAATCTTACAAAACACCAACGAATCCACACAGGCGAGAAACCACACCGCTGCAGTGAATGTGGGAGAAGCTTCATCCGAATAGACAGCCTTAaagcacaccagcgaactcacactggagagaaaccacacCACTGCAGTGATTGTGGGAAGTGCTTCAGTCTACTAGGAAATCTTAGAAAACACCAGCTAATTCACACAGGCGAGAAACCACACCGCTGCAATGAATGTGGGAGAAGCTTCACTCTGTTTGGGAATCTTACGAAACACCAGCTCAATACACACAGGACAGAAACCACCTCGCTTTAA